One part of the Schistocerca piceifrons isolate TAMUIC-IGC-003096 chromosome 2, iqSchPice1.1, whole genome shotgun sequence genome encodes these proteins:
- the LOC124777600 gene encoding protein ALP1-like translates to MSGVEETIMICGAALLMLEGLHKQNERRPRRWWRKTFYRRTSGNNLLRELSMEDGSGFRNFTRISPTDFEYLANMISPFVSKKDTNFRKAISVNQRLAVTLRFLATGDSFQSLAYLFRISKQAISKVVPEVCEALVEVLKDYVKIPATENDWSETACLFSQILQFPHCVGAIDGKHIVLQCPVGSGSEYYNYKGSFSIVLLAVVDASYNFLYADIGCQGRISDGGVFKNASINELINKKKLNLPHAECLPGGTKALPYVFVADDAFPLQENIMKPYPGKHVKGSKERVFNYRLSRARMVVENTFGIMASVFRVFKKPMLLQPEKAKTVTLTAVCLHNFLRRNAAARNQYSPHGSFDSYDLQTGEMIPGTWRRDDTASVFISAQNIPRKAASTNKQIRDEFANYFLSPHGSVPWQNNYG, encoded by the exons ATGTCTGGTGTCGAAGAAACAATAATGATATGTGGAGCTGCATTATTAATGCTAGAAGgtttacacaaacaaaatgaaaggcGTCCTCGTCGTTGGTGGAGAAAAACATTCTATAGAAGAACTAGCGGAAATAATCTGCTACGTGAGCTGAGTATGGAAGACGGCTCTGGCTTCCGCAACTTCACTCGGATCTCACCTACCGATTTTGAATATCTGGCAAATATGATATCACCATTTGTTTCAAAAAAAGACACGAATTTCAGGAAAGCTATTTCAGTCAACCAAAGGCTTGCAGTTACTCTTCGTTTCCTGGCAACAGGAGATTCATTTCAGAGCCTTGCGTATTTATTTCGCATTTCGAAACAAGCAATATCTAAAGTAGTACCCGAAGTATGTGAAGCTCTGGTGGAAGTACTGAAGGATTATGTaaag atacCTGCGACTGAAAACGACTGGAGTGAAACAGCATGTTTATTCTCACAGATTCTTCAGTTCCCCCATTGTGTCGGAGCAATTGACGGGAAACATATCGTGCTACAGTGCCCTGTTGGTAGTGGAAGTGAATATTACAATTATAAAGGTTCATTCAGCATTGTGCTGCTTGCTGTCGTCGATGCCAGCTACAACTTTTTGTACGCAGACATCGGCTGCCAAGGCAGAATATCAGATGGTGGTGTGTTCAAAAACGCGAGCATAAATGAGTTgattaacaaaaagaaacttaaCTTGCCACATGCCGAATGCTTACCAGGTGGCACCAAGGCCCTACCATATGTTTTTGTAGCAGATGATGCATTTCCCTTACAGGAAAACATTATGAAACCCTACCCGGGAAAACATGTTAAAGGTTCAAAAGAGAGAGTTTTTAATTACAGGCTTTCAAGGGCCAGAATGGTTGTTGAGAACACTTTCGGCATTATGGCTTCAGTTTTTCGTGTGTTTAAAAAACCTATGTTGCTACAACCGGAAAAGGCAAAAACTGTCACACTTACAGCTGTATGTCTCCACAATTTTTTAAGGCGAAATGCTGCGGCAAGGAACCAGTACTCCCCACATGGAAGCTTCGATTCCTACGATTTACAAACAGGTGAAATGATTCCAGGCACATGGAGACGAGATGACACTGCATCAGTTTTCATTTCAGCACAGAATATACCAAGGAAAGCTGCTTCCACGAATAAACAAATTCGAGACGAATTTGCTAATTATTTTTTAAGCCCACACGGAAGTGTACCGTGGCAAAATAACTATGGGTGA
- the LOC124777601 gene encoding uncharacterized protein LOC124777601, whose translation MEWSRQQIVDLIAMYQEEDCLWNVRSKDYKNTLKKHDALAKIATAFSTDKGSVEKKIRSLVVAYRREKRKIIASRPSGSGADTAYDSNWFGYRLLQFLDDVHEPKETKDTVENEVFVHSPEGTIEDEEVAAGPSSPPPPKIRRMMGEKKDMQQPFKIATQLLTKVLQKQEDKDDECSAYGQYVASVLRKLPELQRAKTMAILNNVLMKQHVAYLESEQSKRGMNVAGPSSSSNNSPVTFTSYVDSDSDNAVEEVVFDELCNVIEK comes from the exons ATGGAGTGGTCAAGGCAACAAATTGTCGATTTAATtgcaatgtaccaggaggaggatTGTTTATGGAACGTCCGGAGCAAGGATTACAAAAATACCCTTAAAAAACACGATGCTCTTGCAAAAATTGCAACAGCCTTTAGCACGGACAAGGGAAGTGTTGAGAAGAAAATACGATCGCTAGTGGTTGCGTACAGGCgcgagaaaagaaaaattattgccAGCAGACCATCTGGTAGTGGTGCAGACACTGCATATGACTCGAACTGGTTCGGCTATCGGCTGCTGCAGTTCTTGGACGATGTACATGAGCCAAAGGAGACAAAAGATACTGTGGAAAATGAG gTTTTCGTACATTCGCCAGAGGGCACAATTGAGGACGAAGAGGTTGCAGCTGGACCTTCCAGTCCTCCACCACCAAAAATCAGAAGGATGATGGGCGAGAAAAAAGACATGCAGCAACCCTTCAAGATTGCTACTCAATTGCTAACTAAAGTGCTGCAAAAACAAGAAGACAAGGACGATGAATGCAGTGCGTATGGGCAGTATGTGGCCTCAGTTTTAAGGAAATTGCCCGAGTTACAACGAGCAAAAACAATGGCTATTCTTAATAATGTACTAATGAAACAACATGTAGCGTATTTAGAAAGTGAGCAGTCGAAAAGGGGTATGAATGTAGCAGGGCCATCATCATCAAGTAACAATTCCCCTGTTACATTTACAAGCTAtgtagacagtgacagtgacaacgcAGTTGAAGAAGTTGTGTTTGACGAATTATGTAACGTAATTGAGAAATAA